DNA sequence from the Paenibacillus sp. FSL R7-0204 genome:
TTCTTCGATGTTGTCATCTTTTTTTGTACTCCTCATCTAATGGGACTTTTATGGGATCAGCCGACACTTCCTATTGTTCATAGACCGCTTGCCTGTTACCTGTAAATTCCTCCCTTCCTATGCAGGCGTTCACCAAATCGTACTAACGGGATACCGACAGGTTGTGTATAATAATCTCTTAGTTTCTAATACTATCCGACAGTCCTCTACATTAACTCTACAAACCCCCTTTTTTGTGACAAATATCATTGCACAATTGCGAATCTTCTCCCAACCTTGTGTTGCGGTTCATTTGAAAAGTTGAAAAAAGACACCCTAAGGGTGCCCTGGTTGATCCTGTGGATCGCTTATTTCCGTTAATTCACCGGGATAACCATCTTCTGAACCTCCTGCACCCCGGGCTTAAACCCGAGATTATAGTACACAGATTCCGCATCATTTCCCTCCATTACATACAATCTCAGCAGCGGATAAGTCCCCTTCAGAGTGGTAAGGGCTCTTTTCAGCATACGTGTAGCCAGTCTTCTCCCACGATAAGCGGGATTAACGCCAATGCTATAGACTGCCGCCACATGATCCTGCAGACACAGCCGGCAGTTGGCAATGAGCTGTCCCGTGGCCTTATCAAATACCAGTGTGGAGGCCTGTGTTAATTTTTCATTAGAGTAATTAGGATCAGTAGGCAGGAAATCTTTCACAACAGTTTGCTTCCGCCGGGTCGCATCTAAGCCGCCTCTAAAGCTCTCAAAATCACAGCGGGCAATCTCTTCTGCAAGGATGAACCGTTTGCCTCCGTCCTCAGTTCCCTCCACTTCTGGACTCTCAATTCTCAGATCATCCTCCCATTTAATGTGGAATTCTTCTGTAGGCCGCTGCATCCAGCGGCATCTGAATTCATCCGGCCAGAAGCCTGCCCGTGCGTATAGCTGAACCTGATCCGGCAGAACCTCATAGGTCCGTATCGGTTCCTTCCGGTCAGACCACTGAATCAACAACTTTTTAAGCTGCTTCAATATTCCGAGTGAATCGT
Encoded proteins:
- a CDS encoding GNAT family N-acetyltransferase, producing MSVKQWSEDTISYDLNGEWTIRRAEPEEWGVYCSVYYNMEYNGFFREEVYANPRRNAFWIYKGESRIGGVRMSPNVIYHLFVIPPFNDSLGILKQLKKLLIQWSDRKEPIRTYEVLPDQVQLYARAGFWPDEFRCRWMQRPTEEFHIKWEDDLRIESPEVEGTEDGGKRFILAEEIARCDFESFRGGLDATRRKQTVVKDFLPTDPNYSNEKLTQASTLVFDKATGQLIANCRLCLQDHVAAVYSIGVNPAYRGRRLATRMLKRALTTLKGTYPLLRLYVMEGNDAESVYYNLGFKPGVQEVQKMVIPVN